One Methylothermaceae bacteria B42 DNA window includes the following coding sequences:
- the rimO gene encoding ribosomal protein S12 methylthiotransferase RimO (catalyzes the methylthiolation of an aspartic acid residue of the S12 protein of the 30S ribosomal subunit) yields the protein MNHSASRIGFVSLGCPKALVDSERIMTRLWAEGYQLVPSYDEADLVVVNTCGFIEEAVAESLEAIGEALDENGKVIVTGCLGERSDTIRQRFPKVLDITGAHDYEGVMNAVHQHLPPAHDPYTSLVPPQGIKLTPRHYAYLKISEGCNHRCSFCIIPSMRGDLVSRPIGEVLREAEKLVLAGVRELLVIAQDTSAYGVDIRYRPDRWRDRSWRTHLTDLAKGLGELGVWVRMHYVYPYPHVDEIIPLMAEGKILPYLDIPLQHASPRILKLMKRPANSVNTLERIRAWRRICPELTLRSTFIVGFPGETEEEFETLLDFLREVRFDRVGAFKYSPVAGVAANHLPDPVADEVKEERLERLMAVQAEISAARLKEKIGRREKVIIDAVTEEGAIARTRGDAPEIDGVVNLEDANGMREGQFVTVEIIDSDAHDLWGLCVE from the coding sequence ATCAACCATTCCGCTTCCCGCATTGGCTTTGTCAGCCTGGGTTGTCCCAAGGCGCTGGTGGATAGCGAGCGGATCATGACCCGGCTGTGGGCGGAAGGCTATCAACTGGTGCCCAGTTATGACGAGGCGGATTTGGTGGTGGTCAATACCTGCGGCTTTATCGAGGAAGCGGTGGCGGAATCCCTGGAAGCCATCGGCGAGGCGCTGGATGAAAACGGCAAGGTCATCGTCACCGGCTGCCTGGGGGAAAGATCGGACACGATCCGGCAGCGTTTCCCCAAGGTGCTGGACATCACCGGCGCCCACGATTACGAAGGGGTGATGAACGCAGTGCATCAGCACTTGCCCCCAGCCCACGATCCCTATACCAGCCTGGTGCCGCCCCAGGGAATCAAGCTCACGCCGCGCCATTACGCCTATCTGAAAATCTCCGAGGGCTGCAATCATCGCTGCAGCTTTTGCATCATCCCTTCCATGCGCGGAGATCTGGTCAGCCGGCCCATCGGAGAGGTGCTGCGGGAGGCGGAGAAGCTGGTCCTGGCCGGGGTGAGAGAGCTGTTGGTCATCGCCCAGGACACCAGCGCTTATGGCGTGGATATCCGCTATCGACCAGACCGCTGGCGCGACCGTTCCTGGCGCACCCATCTAACCGACCTGGCGAAAGGATTGGGCGAACTTGGCGTCTGGGTGCGGATGCACTATGTCTATCCCTATCCCCACGTGGATGAAATCATACCGCTGATGGCGGAAGGGAAGATCCTTCCCTATCTGGACATTCCCCTGCAACACGCCAGCCCCCGAATCCTAAAGCTAATGAAACGCCCCGCCAATTCGGTCAACACGCTGGAGCGAATTCGCGCCTGGCGGCGGATTTGCCCCGAACTGACTTTACGCAGTACGTTTATCGTGGGCTTTCCTGGAGAGACAGAGGAAGAATTCGAAACCTTGCTGGATTTCCTGCGGGAAGTGCGGTTCGACCGGGTCGGCGCTTTCAAATATTCGCCGGTGGCAGGGGTGGCGGCCAATCATTTGCCAGATCCGGTGGCGGATGAAGTCAAGGAAGAACGGCTGGAAAGATTAATGGCAGTGCAGGCCGAAATCAGCGCTGCCCGGTTAAAAGAGAAAATCGGCCGCAGGGAGAAAGTCATCATCGACGCCGTCACCGAAGAAGGCGCCATCGCCAGAACCCGTGGCGATGCGCCGGAAATAGACGGGGTCGTCAATTTAGAAGATGCAAACGGCATGCGGGAAGGGCAATTTGTCACGGTGGAAATCATTGATTCAGATGCTCATGATCTTTGGGGTCTGTGTGTTGAGTAA
- a CDS encoding oxidoreductase, which produces MTITAGMIGLGAMGAPMAHNLAKQGLLTSVWNRTSNKAESLAAALNIQAAESPEALAKSCNIIAICVSRDQDVLEVIEILLPGLQPGAVVIDHSTVSIETAREAAEKVKTQGADFLDAPVSGGVEGARAGTLSVMVGGSRQALDKAMPALQAIGQRIEHMGDVGSGQATKVVNQILCAGINQAVTEALAFGMTLGLDMDKVIDVVSGGAAGNWFLEKRGPTMIRHRFEPGFKLALHHKDLKICQQMAEQAGIPLPLALQTLKDYQRLMDQGFGEEDISALFRLKK; this is translated from the coding sequence ATGACCATCACCGCCGGCATGATCGGACTGGGCGCCATGGGCGCGCCCATGGCCCATAACCTTGCCAAACAGGGATTACTCACCAGCGTCTGGAACCGGACCAGCAACAAGGCGGAAAGCCTGGCGGCAGCCTTGAACATCCAAGCCGCGGAATCCCCGGAGGCACTGGCCAAAAGTTGCAATATCATCGCCATTTGTGTTTCCCGCGACCAAGACGTTCTGGAAGTTATTGAGATACTACTGCCTGGACTGCAACCCGGCGCCGTAGTCATCGACCATTCCACCGTGAGCATAGAAACGGCCCGTGAAGCGGCGGAAAAAGTCAAAACCCAAGGCGCCGACTTTCTCGATGCCCCCGTTTCCGGCGGCGTCGAAGGTGCCCGGGCCGGCACCCTTTCGGTCATGGTCGGCGGTTCCAGGCAAGCGCTGGATAAAGCCATGCCAGCCCTCCAGGCCATCGGCCAACGGATTGAGCACATGGGGGATGTGGGCAGCGGCCAGGCCACCAAAGTCGTCAACCAGATTCTATGTGCCGGGATCAACCAGGCCGTGACCGAAGCCTTGGCTTTTGGCATGACCTTGGGGCTGGATATGGACAAAGTCATTGATGTGGTCTCAGGCGGCGCGGCTGGCAATTGGTTCCTGGAAAAACGCGGGCCCACCATGATCCGCCACCGGTTCGAGCCGGGCTTCAAGCTCGCCCTGCATCACAAGGATTTAAAGATCTGCCAACAGATGGCGGAACAGGCCGGGATACCGCTTCCGCTTGCCCTGCAAACGCTGAAAGATTACCAGCGGCTGATGGATCAAGGTTTTGGCGAGGAAGACATTTCGGCCTTGTTCCGGCTGAAAAAATGA
- a CDS encoding arginine decarboxylase (catalyzes the formation of agmatine from arginine in putrescine and spermidine biosynthesis) has product MSWTRHDAYQTYAIPHWGDGYFAISGQGHLIAHPRRHPDLGEVDLIEVVQQIKQEGLALPVLVRFTDILHDRVMHLSEAFAKARNDYHYQGEYTPVYPIKVNQQRSVVEAILHSPVPRIGLEAGSKPELLALLALAPKPATIICNGYKDAAYIRLALIGQRLGLNVFIVVEKLSELNLILQQAETLQIPPQLGIRIRLTSVTSGKWQNSGGEKAKFGLMPADALSMVQLLKGQGHLDWLQLMHFHVGSQVTDINALKIALREAGRYYTELRQLGAPIHMVDAGGGLGVDYEGTHSDSFCSINYSLEEYAHSIVRAFSEACAETGQPHPGIITESGRALTAHHAVLITHVIEVEQAVADPPASESTPSPILSDLRRALERLDKDGLLSTFHDAQFDLREARAMFSQGKLSLSQLAEAECLNTVICQQVRSRLDIRLRAHRELLDELNDRLADKIFCNFSLFQSMPDAWAINQIFPVLPLQRLNQRPTRRGRIMDLTCDSDGSLQHYVDHQSIESTLPIHDIEPGEEYLIGFFMVGAYQEILGDMHNLFGDTHSVNVTLDGDGDWRLTEPRRGDHAADLLRYVHLSPENLQQHYRKKLAEADLPGNQRKAFENELISALNGYTYLEE; this is encoded by the coding sequence ATGTCCTGGACCCGCCACGACGCTTATCAAACCTATGCGATTCCCCATTGGGGCGACGGCTATTTTGCCATTTCCGGGCAAGGCCATTTGATTGCCCATCCCCGCCGTCACCCTGACTTGGGAGAAGTGGATTTGATCGAAGTGGTGCAACAAATAAAGCAAGAAGGCTTGGCGCTGCCGGTTCTGGTCCGCTTTACCGATATTCTCCACGACCGGGTAATGCATTTATCGGAAGCCTTTGCAAAAGCCAGGAACGATTATCACTATCAAGGAGAATACACGCCCGTCTATCCCATCAAAGTCAATCAGCAACGCAGCGTGGTGGAAGCCATTCTTCACAGCCCCGTCCCCAGAATCGGACTGGAAGCGGGGAGCAAGCCGGAACTGTTGGCGCTGCTGGCTTTGGCGCCCAAACCTGCCACGATTATCTGTAATGGCTACAAAGACGCCGCCTATATTCGCTTGGCGCTCATCGGCCAGCGGCTGGGGTTGAATGTTTTTATCGTGGTGGAAAAACTGTCTGAACTGAATCTGATTCTCCAACAGGCCGAAACCCTGCAAATTCCGCCGCAACTGGGCATACGCATCCGCCTGACATCGGTCACCAGCGGCAAATGGCAAAACAGCGGCGGAGAGAAAGCCAAATTCGGCCTGATGCCCGCCGATGCGCTTTCCATGGTTCAACTTTTGAAGGGCCAGGGGCATCTGGATTGGCTCCAGCTCATGCATTTTCATGTGGGCTCCCAAGTCACCGACATCAACGCCCTAAAAATTGCCCTGCGCGAGGCGGGGCGCTATTACACGGAACTTCGGCAACTGGGCGCTCCCATCCACATGGTGGATGCCGGCGGCGGGCTTGGCGTGGATTATGAAGGCACCCATTCCGATAGTTTCTGCTCCATCAACTATTCATTGGAAGAATACGCCCACAGCATTGTGCGCGCATTCTCCGAAGCGTGCGCGGAAACCGGTCAACCCCATCCTGGCATCATTACCGAATCCGGCCGCGCCCTCACCGCTCACCATGCGGTATTGATTACCCATGTCATCGAGGTGGAGCAAGCCGTCGCCGATCCCCCGGCCAGTGAATCAACCCCCTCTCCCATTCTGTCCGATTTACGCAGGGCCCTGGAACGTCTCGATAAAGACGGCTTATTGAGCACCTTTCACGACGCCCAGTTTGATTTGCGCGAAGCCCGCGCCATGTTCTCCCAGGGAAAATTGTCTTTGTCCCAACTGGCGGAAGCCGAATGTCTCAACACCGTCATTTGCCAGCAAGTCCGCAGCCGCCTTGATATTCGCCTGCGCGCCCACCGGGAACTGCTGGATGAACTCAACGACCGGCTCGCGGACAAGATTTTCTGTAATTTCTCGCTGTTTCAATCCATGCCCGACGCCTGGGCCATCAACCAGATTTTCCCGGTGCTTCCCTTGCAACGGTTAAATCAACGTCCAACCCGACGCGGCAGGATCATGGATCTCACCTGTGATTCCGATGGTAGCCTGCAACATTATGTGGACCATCAAAGTATCGAATCCACCTTGCCCATCCACGACATTGAACCTGGCGAGGAATATCTGATCGGTTTTTTCATGGTGGGGGCATATCAAGAAATTCTCGGCGATATGCACAATCTGTTTGGCGATACCCACTCGGTCAATGTGACATTGGACGGCGACGGCGACTGGCGGCTGACCGAACCCCGGCGCGGCGACCACGCCGCCGACCTGCTGCGCTATGTCCATTTATCACCGGAAAACCTGCAACAGCATTATCGGAAAAAACTGGCGGAAGCGGACTTGCCCGGCAATCAGCGCAAGGCTTTCGAAAATGAATTAATCTCGGCCCTCAATGGTTACACCTATTTGGAGGAATAA
- a CDS encoding tryptophan--tRNA ligase, protein MMSKEIVLTGITTTGTPHLGNYVGAIRPAIEASKNEHVWPFYFLADYHALIKCQEPERIKQSTLEIAATWLALGLDTDNAVFYRQSDVPEITELTWIISCVTAKGLMNRAHAYKAAVAENIEKGEKDPDKGITIGLFCYPILMAADILLFKAKKIPVGKDQIQHIEMARDIAARFNHIYGGHFVLPEAVVQEETAVLLGLDGRKMSKSYNNTIPIFAPEKRLRKLIMKIKTNSLEPGEPKDPETCTLFSIFQAFASPEEVESLRKRYHEGIAWGEMKQFLFEYLNAHFQEARQRYEELIQHPAEIEAKLKQGAAKAREVAVPFMREIREAVGIAPLG, encoded by the coding sequence ATTATGAGTAAAGAAATCGTTTTGACCGGGATCACCACCACGGGCACCCCGCACTTGGGAAATTATGTGGGTGCCATTCGGCCCGCCATTGAAGCCAGCAAGAATGAGCATGTCTGGCCCTTCTATTTTCTGGCGGACTACCATGCCTTGATTAAATGCCAGGAGCCCGAGCGGATTAAACAATCCACCTTGGAAATTGCCGCCACCTGGCTGGCGTTGGGGCTGGATACGGACAACGCCGTGTTTTACCGGCAATCGGATGTGCCGGAGATCACCGAGCTGACCTGGATCATCAGTTGCGTCACGGCCAAGGGCCTGATGAACCGCGCCCATGCCTATAAGGCGGCGGTGGCCGAGAACATTGAGAAGGGCGAAAAAGACCCGGACAAGGGCATCACCATAGGGCTGTTTTGTTATCCCATCCTCATGGCGGCGGATATCTTGCTGTTTAAGGCCAAGAAAATTCCGGTGGGTAAAGACCAAATCCAGCATATTGAAATGGCCCGCGATATCGCCGCCCGCTTCAACCATATTTATGGCGGGCATTTTGTCCTTCCGGAGGCGGTGGTGCAGGAGGAAACCGCTGTCTTGCTGGGGCTGGACGGACGCAAGATGAGTAAAAGCTATAACAATACCATTCCCATCTTTGCCCCGGAAAAGCGCCTGCGCAAGCTGATTATGAAAATCAAAACCAATTCCCTGGAGCCCGGCGAACCCAAGGATCCAGAAACTTGTACTTTATTCAGTATTTTTCAGGCCTTTGCCTCGCCGGAGGAAGTAGAATCACTGCGCAAGCGTTATCACGAAGGCATCGCCTGGGGGGAGATGAAGCAATTTTTATTTGAATATTTGAATGCGCATTTTCAAGAAGCCAGGCAACGTTACGAGGAACTGATTCAGCATCCGGCGGAAATCGAAGCCAAACTCAAGCAAGGAGCCGCCAAGGCCCGGGAAGTGGCAGTGCCGTTTATGCGCGAGATCCGCGAAGCGGTGGGGATTGCGCCTTTGGGTTGA
- a CDS encoding copper resistance protein, whose protein sequence is MEGIANFLDDLMGGFELISFSLALGALIWSRILLKPLLAPGQASVLRTSLRWLYLGAFALAASHGIELLAKAWVLKETLGHLPVEAYISTTQFRAGLLRMLLALGLGIAGWIQSRKPTEDSQNWTFIWMLMALITLTGAWLTHGVGRFENRAMLMFFTIIHQIAGAIWFGGVVQLVLFWRTIRHDPALKALWPKVIRQFSFLGASAVATLLVTGIMLAWHYVDNLTALIGTGYGSLLLTKVVLLGLALALARVNYLAGKRSEQRQNDPAIYRTIPHVIEAESFVLVSLLFVAATLSSQPPAVDIPHLTAAPSEVWHMFSPKVPTLASPTHEELLIGEAQRATIVGKEAPIAASKWSNFNHNVSGVFLTVMALIAVIGYFHHAPWTRYWPAGFIGLGIFLFFRSDAQAWPLGPLGFWESTFGDGEILQHRLATLLALVLGGLEIRARTNPAASHLRYMFPVLCAFGGILLLTHSHAGFELKTEYLIQSTHTVMGLLAVIMAAFRWLELKLTGPASRWSGLISMSAMGLIGLILMFYDEPFY, encoded by the coding sequence ATGGAGGGAATCGCCAATTTTCTCGACGATTTGATGGGAGGCTTTGAACTTATCAGCTTCTCACTTGCATTGGGCGCCTTGATCTGGAGTCGAATTCTTCTTAAGCCCCTGTTGGCTCCCGGCCAGGCATCAGTCCTGCGCACCAGTTTGCGATGGCTTTATCTTGGCGCCTTCGCCTTGGCCGCCAGCCATGGCATAGAATTGCTTGCCAAAGCCTGGGTACTGAAAGAAACCTTGGGGCATTTGCCAGTGGAGGCTTATATCAGTACCACCCAATTCAGAGCAGGACTCCTGCGCATGTTGCTGGCCCTGGGTTTGGGAATCGCCGGATGGATACAAAGCCGGAAACCAACGGAAGATTCGCAAAACTGGACCTTCATCTGGATGCTCATGGCCTTGATCACCCTGACCGGAGCCTGGTTGACCCATGGTGTCGGCCGATTTGAAAACCGGGCGATGTTGATGTTTTTCACCATCATTCATCAAATTGCCGGCGCTATTTGGTTTGGCGGCGTGGTTCAACTGGTATTGTTTTGGCGGACAATCCGTCATGACCCGGCTTTAAAGGCTCTATGGCCAAAAGTCATCCGTCAATTTTCATTCCTGGGAGCATCGGCGGTCGCCACACTATTGGTGACTGGGATCATGCTGGCCTGGCACTATGTGGACAACCTGACGGCCCTGATTGGCACTGGTTACGGCAGCCTGTTATTGACGAAAGTCGTCCTGCTGGGATTGGCACTCGCTCTGGCGCGAGTCAATTATTTGGCCGGCAAACGCTCAGAACAGAGACAAAATGATCCGGCAATCTACCGGACGATTCCCCATGTCATTGAAGCGGAATCCTTTGTTCTTGTCAGCCTTTTATTCGTTGCCGCCACCCTGTCCAGTCAGCCGCCGGCGGTCGATATTCCACATTTGACGGCAGCACCTTCTGAAGTCTGGCACATGTTCAGCCCCAAGGTTCCCACATTGGCATCTCCCACCCATGAGGAGCTGTTGATTGGCGAGGCCCAACGCGCCACTATTGTCGGCAAAGAGGCGCCCATCGCCGCCTCTAAGTGGTCTAATTTCAATCACAATGTGTCAGGCGTATTTTTAACCGTGATGGCGCTCATTGCAGTCATCGGTTATTTCCATCATGCCCCATGGACCCGCTACTGGCCGGCGGGATTTATCGGCCTGGGGATATTCCTGTTTTTCCGTTCCGATGCCCAAGCCTGGCCGCTGGGACCTTTGGGCTTTTGGGAGAGTACTTTCGGTGACGGGGAAATCCTTCAACACCGGCTAGCGACACTACTCGCATTGGTTCTGGGAGGGCTGGAAATCCGCGCCCGCACAAATCCTGCCGCCAGTCACCTGCGCTATATGTTTCCAGTATTATGCGCTTTTGGGGGAATACTGCTGCTTACCCATTCCCATGCGGGGTTCGAATTGAAAACGGAATATTTGATTCAATCCACCCACACGGTGATGGGGCTTCTAGCCGTCATCATGGCCGCTTTCCGATGGCTGGAATTAAAATTGACTGGGCCTGCTTCCCGCTGGTCTGGCCTGATCTCCATGAGCGCCATGGGCTTGATCGGGTTGATTTTGATGTTTTATGACGAACCGTTTTATTGA
- a CDS encoding aminotransferase encodes MTFSISELLNTRRGDNFSLHEQHLNNQMVRVLKTIGYDRVYTKAQGQYLYDDQGQEYLDLLSGFGVFALGRNHPTVKSALREVLEADLPDLVQMDVSLLSGLLAEKLVEVTPEPLTRLFFCNSGAEAVEAAIKFARYTTGRSRILHCEHAFHGLTLGALSLNGEAIFRQGFGPLLPDCHAIPFNDLEALEQALQEKETAAFIVEPIQGKGVNLPDDHYLAEAARLCHRYGALFVADEIQTGLGRTGKLWAIDHWQVEPDMLLMAKALSGGFIPVGAVAMTSKIMDKVFNRMDRAVVHGSTFSKNNMAMAAGLATLTVIEEENLTENAARQGEALTEGLNQLVEKYEFFQEVRGKGLMLAMEFGKPKSLKLKTAWNLLETANKGLFSQMITIPLFKRHRILSQVAGHGMNVVKFLPPLIITDKDTRWIVSAMDEVLADCHQIPGAIWDLGKTLAGHAIKAKKSA; translated from the coding sequence ATGACATTTTCCATTAGCGAACTTTTAAATACCCGGCGCGGGGATAATTTCTCCCTCCATGAACAACACCTCAATAACCAGATGGTGCGAGTGCTGAAAACCATCGGTTATGACCGGGTTTATACCAAGGCCCAAGGCCAGTATTTATACGATGACCAGGGGCAGGAATATCTGGATCTTTTGAGTGGTTTTGGCGTGTTCGCGCTGGGGCGCAATCACCCAACCGTAAAATCCGCCCTGCGGGAAGTCTTGGAAGCTGATTTGCCGGATTTGGTGCAAATGGACGTGTCTTTGCTCAGCGGTCTGTTGGCGGAGAAGCTGGTCGAGGTCACCCCCGAGCCTTTAACCCGTCTGTTTTTCTGCAACTCCGGGGCGGAAGCGGTGGAAGCGGCCATCAAATTCGCCCGCTATACCACAGGCCGCAGCCGTATTCTCCACTGTGAGCATGCCTTTCATGGGCTAACCCTGGGCGCCTTGTCCCTGAATGGCGAAGCAATCTTCCGCCAAGGTTTCGGACCGTTGCTCCCCGATTGTCACGCCATCCCTTTCAATGATTTGGAAGCCCTGGAACAAGCCCTGCAAGAAAAAGAAACCGCGGCATTTATTGTCGAGCCCATCCAGGGCAAAGGGGTTAACCTGCCCGACGATCATTACTTGGCGGAAGCAGCCCGTCTCTGTCACCGCTACGGGGCACTTTTCGTCGCCGATGAAATCCAAACCGGGTTGGGGCGAACCGGCAAACTTTGGGCCATCGACCACTGGCAGGTGGAACCCGACATGCTACTGATGGCCAAAGCCCTCTCAGGCGGCTTCATCCCCGTGGGTGCGGTGGCCATGACCAGTAAAATCATGGACAAGGTTTTTAACCGCATGGACCGGGCCGTGGTCCACGGTTCCACCTTCTCCAAAAACAATATGGCCATGGCGGCGGGACTGGCCACGCTGACAGTGATTGAGGAAGAAAATCTCACCGAGAACGCCGCCCGCCAGGGTGAAGCACTGACAGAAGGTTTGAATCAATTGGTGGAAAAATACGAATTCTTCCAGGAAGTACGGGGCAAAGGCTTGATGTTGGCCATGGAATTTGGCAAACCCAAGAGCCTCAAACTCAAAACCGCCTGGAATCTGTTGGAAACAGCCAACAAGGGGCTGTTTAGCCAGATGATAACGATTCCCCTGTTTAAACGTCACCGTATTCTCAGCCAGGTGGCGGGGCACGGGATGAATGTGGTCAAATTTCTGCCCCCTTTGATAATCACCGATAAAGACACTAGGTGGATTGTCTCTGCCATGGACGAGGTTTTGGCGGACTGCCACCAAATTCCCGGCGCCATCTGGGATCTGGGGAAGACTCTGGCAGGTCACGCCATCAAAGCAAAAAAATCTGCATGA
- a CDS encoding squalene--hopene cyclase — protein sequence MTQPTVLEKPFPSEALAPTELDRAIARASEALIELQHPEGYWVFELEADCTIPSEYILMMHHMDEVDEILQAKLANYIRARQKEDGSWPLYTDGHGDISCTVKAYYALKLAGDSPNAPHMEKARQFVLSKGGAARANVFTRLMLAMFQQIPWRGVPFIPAEIMFLPRWFPFHLSKVSYWSRTVMVPLFILCTLKVKARNPKGIDIRELFTVPPEEEKNYFASVKHPIGKFVAFLERIGRRMEPLIPFHIRQRALEKALDWTLERLNGEDGIGGIFPAMVNAYEAMDAMGIPPEDPRRQSAKRALQRLLVHRDHETYAQPCFSPVWDTGLATLALWECAQKEDKSEINKAINKALDWLVTKQLRDEPGDWRFYRPHLEGGGWAFQFNNAYYPDVDDTAAVACSMLKSERRDHHESAMRAARWIAGMQSKNGGYGAFDPDNTYYYLNHIPFADHGALLDPPEVDVSARCAMLLTELADETPYFAQVVDRCLDYLWKEQEEDGSWFGRWGTNYIYGTWSVLIAMERCGVPSDDPRIQKAVFWLKSIQREDGGWGESNDSYEDRNDPSIRGRFHASMACHTAWALLGLMAAGETESGAVKRGIDYLLRTQQEDGLWKDRYFNAPGFPRVFYLKYYGYDKFFPLWALARYRNSTELC from the coding sequence ATGACTCAACCAACCGTTCTGGAAAAGCCCTTTCCCTCCGAGGCACTAGCTCCGACCGAGTTGGATCGCGCCATTGCGAGGGCCAGTGAAGCGCTCATTGAATTGCAGCACCCGGAAGGCTATTGGGTGTTTGAGTTGGAAGCGGACTGCACCATCCCTTCTGAATATATCCTGATGATGCACCACATGGATGAAGTGGATGAAATCCTCCAGGCCAAATTGGCCAATTATATCCGCGCCCGCCAGAAAGAGGATGGAAGCTGGCCTTTATATACCGATGGGCACGGGGATATCAGTTGTACCGTAAAAGCCTACTATGCTCTGAAACTGGCGGGAGACTCCCCTAACGCGCCCCACATGGAGAAAGCCCGCCAGTTCGTCCTGAGCAAAGGCGGCGCCGCCCGGGCCAATGTCTTCACCCGGTTGATGCTGGCCATGTTTCAACAAATTCCCTGGCGCGGCGTTCCCTTTATCCCAGCGGAAATCATGTTCCTGCCCAGATGGTTTCCGTTTCATTTGAGTAAGGTTTCCTATTGGTCGAGAACGGTGATGGTGCCGTTATTTATTCTCTGCACCCTTAAAGTCAAAGCCAGGAACCCCAAGGGAATCGATATTCGGGAATTATTCACCGTCCCCCCGGAAGAAGAAAAGAATTATTTCGCTTCCGTCAAACATCCCATTGGTAAGTTTGTCGCCTTCCTGGAACGGATCGGACGGCGGATGGAACCTTTGATTCCTTTTCATATCCGCCAACGGGCGCTGGAAAAAGCCCTGGATTGGACCCTGGAACGGCTCAACGGCGAAGACGGCATCGGCGGCATCTTCCCGGCCATGGTCAATGCTTACGAAGCCATGGACGCCATGGGCATTCCTCCCGAGGACCCCAGGCGGCAATCCGCCAAGCGGGCGCTTCAGCGACTATTGGTCCATAGAGATCACGAAACCTACGCCCAACCTTGTTTCTCTCCGGTATGGGATACGGGCCTGGCAACCTTGGCGTTATGGGAATGCGCGCAAAAAGAAGATAAGTCAGAGATCAATAAGGCTATCAATAAAGCGCTTGATTGGCTGGTCACCAAGCAACTACGCGATGAACCGGGCGACTGGCGCTTTTACCGGCCTCATCTGGAAGGTGGCGGCTGGGCGTTTCAATTCAACAATGCCTATTACCCCGATGTGGATGATACCGCTGCGGTAGCCTGCAGCATGCTCAAAAGCGAGCGCCGGGATCACCACGAATCGGCGATGCGGGCCGCGCGCTGGATTGCCGGCATGCAATCGAAAAACGGCGGTTATGGCGCTTTTGATCCGGATAATACTTATTATTATCTCAATCATATTCCTTTTGCCGATCACGGCGCGTTGCTGGACCCGCCAGAAGTGGATGTCAGCGCCCGCTGCGCCATGCTCCTGACTGAACTCGCCGATGAAACCCCGTACTTTGCGCAAGTCGTGGATCGCTGCCTGGATTACCTCTGGAAAGAACAGGAAGAAGACGGCAGTTGGTTTGGGCGCTGGGGCACCAATTACATTTACGGCACCTGGTCGGTGTTGATAGCCATGGAGCGTTGCGGGGTGCCATCAGACGATCCCCGCATCCAAAAGGCGGTCTTCTGGCTGAAGAGCATCCAACGGGAAGACGGCGGCTGGGGTGAGAGTAACGATAGCTATGAAGACAGAAACGATCCGTCCATTCGCGGACGCTTCCATGCCAGCATGGCCTGCCATACGGCGTGGGCGCTATTAGGCTTGATGGCCGCCGGAGAGACCGAAAGCGGGGCAGTCAAACGCGGCATCGACTACCTTCTCCGCACCCAACAGGAGGATGGCCTGTGGAAGGATAGATATTTTAATGCGCCCGGTTTCCCGAGGGTTTTCTACTTAAAATATTACGGTTACGATAAATTCTTTCCCCTGTGGGCATTGGCACGCTACCGCAATAGTACGGAGCTGTGCTAG